The genome window ATGTTTTGATTACATTTTGTTTTAACCGCTGTCGCGTTATTTCTATCATACCAAGTTCACTGATTTCAGATACAGTGATTCGTGCACGGTCATTTTTTAGTAAATTAATAAAATGATTTAAAAGCTTTTTGCGGTTCTGTTCTAATGCCATATCAATAAAGTCAATTACTATAATTCCATTCAAGTCCCGAAGCCGTACCTGCCTTGCAATTTCTTCCGCTGCTTCAAGATTTGTTTGAAGAATTGTCTCCTCTAATTCCTTTTTCCCTGTAAAACTTCCCGTATTCACATCAATGGCGACCAAGGCTTCTGTTAAATCAATTGTAATATACCCGCCTGATTTGAGTTGCACATTGCGTTGGAGAATTTTATCAATTTCCCGTTCAATATTCATTTTTTCAAATATAGGGTTTTTTAATTTATAAAGTCGCACCCTTTTTTTAAGTGCAGGTTCGAGTATATCGAGAAAATTAATGATTTTTTCATACTGGGAAGAATTGTCTATAGTCAATCGTTGAATTTCTTTTGTAAATCGGTCCCGAACAATTCGCAATATGGGATTTAAATCCTCCCGTACAAGCCCAGTTCTTTTCAATGTATGATACTTTTCATTAACTTCTTCCCATACGCGTAGCAAATACATAACATCATTTTCTAAATCCTCGCGAGGTTTATTTTCTGCGGCTGTTCTAAAAACAATACCCATTCCCTTGGGTTTAATTTGATTCATAATTTTCCGTAATCGCTCCCGCTCCTTTTCCGATTCGATTTTCCTCGAAATACCGGTAGCATTAATAGTAGGGAATAAGACTACATATCTTCCGGGAATCGTTATAAATGTAGTAAGTCGAGCTCCTTTATTCCCTATTTGGTCCTTAACCACCTGGACCATAAGATTTTGATTTGTATGGAGTATATTTTGAATTCGTGGCGGACCTGTTACCGTTTTCCGATGAAGAGGACGCGGAACCATTCCTTCATCAAGAATAATATCTTCAAAATCTGTAGATATATCCGAAACATATAAGAAACCATTTTTCTTTATGCCTATATCTATAAATGCTGCCTGAATACCAGGGATAATAGAGTCTACTCTCCCTTTGTAAATATTCCCAACAATAGACGGAGCTTCAGCCCGTTCTATCATCAATTCGGTTAATTTTTGATTTTCTAATAAGGCAATGCGAGTTTCCAATGGTTCTACATTTATTACTAATTCTTTCATAACATTTTATCCTGCAAATAAATAAGATTTTTCCCGAGGAACACTATATATTAAACCTATACCCGTTATACAAGTAAGATAAAAAGAACGACCCCAACTTAGAAAAGGCAAAGGCAACCCAGTTACAGGAAGTATTCCCATAGTAATAGCAATATTTATAAAAATATGAAACAAGAATATTATAGTAATCCCTGTAATCAATAATTTTCCTTTCAGTTCCGTAGCATATATTGCTAATTGCAAACATCGAAGAAGAAATAATCCATATAAAATAATAAGTAAGGCAGATTTATAAAAGCCATGTTCTTCAGCAAATAATGAAAAAATGAAATCCGTATGGTGTTCAGGTAAATATTTTAATCGAGTTTGGGTTCCCTGACGAAATCCTTTTCCATGAATTCCACCACTTCCGATAGTAATTCTACTTTGATAGGTTTGCCATCCTCCACCTTGTATATCTGCTTCAGGATTAAAAAATGTATAAATCCTCATTAATTGATGGGGTTTAAGAGGTAAAAAGTCAGGGTGTTCACCCGCCTGTATTTGTTCTGGCGTAAGACTATTTACTTCAAAGAAAATAAAGCCAATTAAGATAACACCAGCAAGAACAGTTGCCAACCAATGCCATACCCGACAACCTGCTATCCATAACATTATCATCGTTATAGGAACAAGACACATCGCAGTTCCAAGGTTCGG of Candidatus Hydrogenedens sp. contains these proteins:
- a CDS encoding Rne/Rng family ribonuclease, which gives rise to MKELVINVEPLETRIALLENQKLTELMIERAEAPSIVGNIYKGRVDSIIPGIQAAFIDIGIKKNGFLYVSDISTDFEDIILDEGMVPRPLHRKTVTGPPRIQNILHTNQNLMVQVVKDQIGNKGARLTTFITIPGRYVVLFPTINATGISRKIESEKERERLRKIMNQIKPKGMGIVFRTAAENKPREDLENDVMYLLRVWEEVNEKYHTLKRTGLVREDLNPILRIVRDRFTKEIQRLTIDNSSQYEKIINFLDILEPALKKRVRLYKLKNPIFEKMNIEREIDKILQRNVQLKSGGYITIDLTEALVAIDVNTGSFTGKKELEETILQTNLEAAEEIARQVRLRDLNGIIVIDFIDMALEQNRKKLLNHFINLLKNDRARITVSEISELGMIEITRQRLKQNVIKTLSQPCPYCYGRGHIKSITTVLLDILRKLKSMFVVNKEKKFILQTHPDIAKRLREENEPLLESLQKEFQKEILIESVSDFHIEDYRILSARNRLILESHIHRD
- the rodA gene encoding rod shape-determining protein RodA; the encoded protein is MSSIENITHPPKIQFEIEDGGVHIINWRRLNRIDPVLFLLMLMLVVIGWVNMYSASQNEDYSYFVKHVLIFFISLPILFFLTMIDYRIIIASAPILYSLSILFLVVVLFFGVQAKGSERWIPVGPIRFQPSEINKIIIVLTLAWYFGKIGDKIKKLHWYILTFIISGVPIILIFLQPNLGTAMCLVPITMIMLWIAGCRVWHWLATVLAGVILIGFIFFEVNSLTPEQIQAGEHPDFLPLKPHQLMRIYTFFNPEADIQGGGWQTYQSRITIGSGGIHGKGFRQGTQTRLKYLPEHHTDFIFSLFAEEHGFYKSALLIILYGLFLLRCLQLAIYATELKGKLLITGITIIFLFHIFINIAITMGILPVTGLPLPFLSWGRSFYLTCITGIGLIYSVPREKSYLFAG